In Trifolium pratense cultivar HEN17-A07 linkage group LG7, ARS_RC_1.1, whole genome shotgun sequence, a genomic segment contains:
- the LOC123899336 gene encoding MLO-like protein 1, translating into MGDRFENTLEFTPTWVMAVISAGFAFISYTAFNICLFFTTLFRSSGKKQHDRKISKQATKKIRDEAVSQAFIQIIMLCFRKFLTERCIPPAMFDYMLPCSLEDRPNLEAEAPAHPETTFCSRKFMVPLISVEALEQIHLFVFFLPVVNIILSATIFGLGQLRMRHLKTYDTDPSLGRYTAAMTNNLRNFKDARDGRRFRLRVFCRSILVFVTPSDYRILKYGFGELLDTAWENFEHQLRHAHEDFFMEIAGISLNLWVFAFFYLLLNVHGWPVNFWVALIPIIPLILTGAILKHIVTQLALEISEDHARIINADPLMRLPNAEIIPTIPDEYKTYWFNCPHFVLPLVHFIVFQTSIEMASFLWIGLTYGFKSCMMKQLYYLLLKLIIGVFNLGLCGYSTLPLYTIVTQNQRISRQPEFNQQPEAHGDPNPINLENRSRMRLGSNPEPELQVELNLINPQPEAHGDPIHINEQLALNVDPDQNIRQVGPGDQFNYGAFNFVREEYHEE; encoded by the exons atgggTGATAGATTTGAGAACACGCTCGAGTTCACTCCGACCTGGGTAATGGCAGTCATTTCCGCCGGCTTTGCCTTCATTTCCTACACCGCGTTTAATATTTGTCTGTTTTTTACAACGTTATTCCGCAGCAGCGGCAAGAAACAACACGACCGAAAGATTAGCAAACAAGCTACAAAAAAGATTAGAGACG AGGCGGTGAGCCAGGCTTTTATTCAAATTATAATGCTTTGTTTTCGAAAATTCCTTACCGAAAGATGCATTCCGCCCGCTATGTTCGACTACATGCTTCCTTGTAGTCTCGAGGATCGCCCCAATCTCGAAGCAGAAGCCCCCGCCCATCCTGAGACCACTTTCTGCTCTCGCAAG TTCATGGTTCCTTTAATATCTGTTGAAGCTCTGGAACAGATCCACTTATTTGTTTTCTTCCTCCCCGTGGTGAACATCATATTGTCCGCTACAATCTTTGGTCTTGGACAATTAAGA ATGCGTCACTTGAAAACATATGATACAGACCCAAGTCTTGGTCGTTATACAGCGG CTATGACAAACAACTTGAGAAATTTCAAAGATGCACGCGATGGTCGCCGTTTCCGTTTAAGGGTTTTTTGT AgatctattttagtttttgtgaCACCATCAGATTATAGGATATTAAAATATGGTTTCGGTGAG TTGCTTGATACCGCATGGGAAAATTTTGAGCACCAACTGAGACATGCTCATGAAGACTTTTTCATGGAAATTGCTGGCATAAG TTTGAATCTTTGGGTCTTTGCGTTCTTCTACCTGTTGCTAAATGTCCATG GTTGGCCTGTAAATTTCTGGGTTGCTTTAATTCCTATTATT CCTTTAATTTTGACGGGAGCTATTCTGAAGCACATAGTAACCCAACTAGCTCTTGAAATATCTGAAGATCATGCAAGAATAATTAATGCTGATCCGCTTATGCGGTTACCAAATGCGGAAATTATACCAACTATACCGGACGAATATAAGACATATTGGTTTAATTGTCCCCACTTCGTTCTCCCCTTGGTTCACTTTATCGTTTTCCAAACTTCTATTGAGATGGCATCTTTTTTGTGGATAGGG CTTACATATGGATTTAAATCCTGTATGATGAAACAACTTTATTACCTTCTTCTAAAGCTCATTATTGG GGTATTTAATCTGGGACTGTGTGGCTACAGCACCCTACCACTATATACAATTGTTACACAG AATCAGAGGATATCTAGACAACCTGAATTTAATCAGCAG CCGGAAGCCCACGGGGATCCTAATCCGATTAACCTTGAG AATCGGAGTAGAATGCGACTTGGATCAAACCCGGAG CCGGAACTCCAGGTGGAACTTAATCTGATTAACCCGCAG CCGGAAGCCCACGGGGATCCTATTCATATTAACGAGCAG CTGGCACTCAACGTGGATCCTGACCAGAATATTCGACAG GTGGGCCCTGGTGATCAGTTTAACTATGGGGCATTTAATTTTGTTCGTGAAGAGTACCATGAAGAATGA